GGGTGCCTGTTAGAGCAGTACAGCAAAGCACcttattttcagtttaaatttTGTGAAAGATGGAAGAGATTAGTGAAATTATCACTGATGTTCAGTTTAAGATAAAGGTAACTGAATTCTAAGGCTTCCTTTCCAATGCCAATGCATTAATCTATCAGTACACTGATAGCTCCTCAGTCTATTCTGACTTAACCTGGGAGCATTGTAACCATTTAAAGGATGGCTTTATAGCTACATGGAAAGTACAGACTTCAAGATTTGATCCCACTTGTGCCTTCCCTCTAAAGCTATCTTCTCATCTCCTATTCGCTGCTTCTGCTGACACCACCATTAAAAATGTTCCAGTGTTCATCACAGTAGAGCCACCCTTTACTACTATCTTCTCTGAAAATTtcctattttcccttttttttcctttgttgctACTAAGTTCATTCTCCTTTCTCATCATTAACATGTTCAACTGTGTACATATTTTGTATCTTGACTATTGAATCACTGATCTCTTTTCTGCTGCTCAAAGTCCACATTATCCTCTCAAGACACCATTTAGTGGTAGAATAAGGAAGGGTCAAATAGTTGTTTGCTTCTTTAATAGAGCCAGGATGCCCATTTATCCTATGAAAAGCAACTGAAACAGGGCACAGAACCAGGAGATATCACAGCAGCTAAGTAAAAGCCTAAACCCCTTATATTACTTACCTACCCAACTGGATAGGCCCTTGCTGCTTTGCCATACTTGAGCAGTGGTTATGTATTGGGATGGGTGGaagaagttgtttttttctttatgctcCCTGCTGGCATGTGCTTCTGTTGTTCCATAGTGACACAAAGAGCAAATTGGACCCTGATGCAGCAAATTTAGCTGCTGTActggtagaaaaaaaatcagatacaGAGACAAGATCCCAATACTGTGCAGAAATATAACAGTCAAGTCAGTGGCAATGAAAAGTCTTGAATAGCACTTCTTTGCAACTGGGAGACACTGCTGGAAACCTACTGCACATGGAGCTGTTAGCTTATGCTTTAACTGCACAGACAGCAATGTAGAGTCCAAATTAAGTTGCTGTAACACAGCTGGAATTAATGAATAAATGCTTTGCTCACACAGCTGTCAGCAACATGAATGGACAGGTGGAAGGACAGCTAGGAACTGAATGGCAGCccaacacaacagaaaagactgaaagaaaaggagaaagaaaggtaTGGGAAGGAGATGGATACACTGTTCAATAGAGGATTAAGTACAAGCCGGGTGAGGAGTATTGATGGCTAGATATGATCAGTGTGTTGCCCTAGGGGACACTTTTTTTCTTGGCTGTTGAAAATAGCATCAGTGCTGACTGCAGCTGAAGCCTCACTTCTTGTAAATGACTTCAATCATAACAGAATTAGCATGACCACAGCTTCACAGTGGGTGAGGTTATGCTTGTCATTCAAGAGGCTCCTACTGAGCATTCAGTGACTCTTCACAGCTGAGTTAACCAGGTTCTCTAAACCCCTGCAGGTCTATTCATTAGCTCTGTTCATTAGCAAATGTTTTAcagctgcagcatggtatgTAAATTAACCTACTCTGAAAGCAAATGTGTGTTTCAGTCTTTAAAAAGCAAGGAAGCCTCAGTCTTACTTAAGTCTGTGGCCATAGGAGCATtgcactggagcagggctgggtacTGTCCCAGTAAGattgtgctgctctctgtgggACAGACCCCCACCACCCGGGCCCTTGCAGGTgacacagctgtgctgcaaatGGCATTACTTTAAAGCAGTCTCTTCCCCACTAACTATAAATATTGGAGCCTCTTCAGAAAATGCAACTTTGTTCTCCCTCTGAGCATGGCTTAAATTCTTCCACAGTCCTTTACCAGATTGACTGTTTACTTCACTTTCCAACCACAGCCAGGAGTGAAAAGGTCAGAGGAAAGAGCTGGGCAAGACGGGGAGGGACTAGGAACACCACTCTTTACATACTGTTTAGCAGGAAAGATTAAAATCACTGCACTGTTGTATTTCCGTTGCTTTAGGTGCAGAATACAGCAAATTCCCTGTTTGACCTTGCTGGTACTTTATTCAGCAGAGGGTCAGAGATTTGACAGATGGAATTAATACAGAAATCTTTGTGAAACTCTTACTATGCTCCTTCAATTGGACATTTTAGAGAGCCCTTTCATGAGCTCTTAGAGAAGGCAAGGCAGAGAGACACTGAACACATACActgtggttggggtttcttAGTTGCTAGACTGAGGATCTGCCTAGCCACTGCATTAtttgctgggcagagaggaagacagaagggaaggaagggggagagtAAAGTAGGTGAAAAGATAAGTAGCTTTAAAATACAAGCCAGCTTTGTCTCCTCGTTCCTTATGAGGTCTTTTATACAATTCTTTCTTGTCCATATTTAtagttttgattattttttttctgaaatatccTATGTTTGCATTTCAAATTAAGACAAAAATTCATGTGAGAGGATAGAGAGAATTTCTGCTAAACATACTCTAAAGTAATAAAAGGGAGaaagtagggttttttttctgccaggaaGAAGTTTAAATGAGTGCAATCCTTATGCTTTAAGGATTGCAATCAGTAGGGAGCCcctagttttgtttgtttttatcagGAGTAGTGGAGAACTTTCTAAATTATATTGTGCTTGTTCTACTTATATTTCTGTACAGCAAGGCAAAAGCCATTTGTCTGAAGACAGAAGGGTTAAAAGATTCTGtagtgtggggctgggaagaTTGGGAAAGGGATAACAATCTCTGCTGACAGCAAACCAGTTTGGCAGCCTTCACCCTACAAAGACTTTCTTTTTCCCAATTTAACTTCTTAAAGCTATTCACATTCACAGTCACTTTGGTCTGCACAGCATTCTCTACTTTCCCAATTTATATCCTTGCAGTTGAGGGGAAACGCATCATTTAGCAACAAATTCCAACTTCAGAATTAAGCAGAAATGCTGTCTGCTAATCTCAGCCAGGGATGACTGGTGAAAGAATGTGAGAGTGCTAGGTGGGGCCAATCCAAAGAGCATTTTTAGGGAAGCAGCAAAGGGTCACATGATACTGCCTGTatgctctttttcctcttttcacaaGAGGATCACTCAAGAGTGATCCTTAGTCATGTTTGAAGAGGAAACCTATTTATTCTGAAGAAACATCAGCAATGTAAGAGGTAAATGATATTAAACAAACTATTCAGTAGGAAACACTATGTAACATGTATTCAACATTTCCTAAAAATAGCTTTAGCTTTAAAGGGAACGTGATTTACAGTAGAGGGTTAGACCTTTGGTCTTCCAAACTCTGACTTCATTTACTGCTTACAGTTACTGTAAGAGCCATAGATCTGTGCTGACAGAGTACATTTCTGTGAAAGACTCTGTGCCTTCTTTGAAATGATTTGGTTCAGCTCGTTTTCTAAGTCTGCTTTTCATGGATTTCAGGAAATGCTAGGGGGAGGGGAGAATCGCTTTATAATAATGCAGGTGGTAGTGATTCAGTTACAGCTCTGTGGGACACTGATTATGCATTTTATAAGCAGATAGGAAATTGGTGATGGCATCCCCAAGTTTCTACAGATGCTAATGTATTTTAACTTTCTCTGAATGCAGCTTACCATTAGAAATTACAGCTGCAAACCTATAGGCTTATGCTGTCTGGATCCTGTCATGGAGTTAAGTCATagattcttttaaaatatcaagTCTATGCTCTGTAGATCACCAGGAATTTAAGACAAGCAGCACCATTTTATGGTCTGCACCTTTGCAATTTTGTGCATGCTGAGCTAAAGAGAGAAGTAAGCTACTCTTTCCCCAAATCATCATAATGATACAGTGTTCACAGCCTTTTAGTGTATGAATGGCTATTCTGGGACGTTTCATTTTTTCCTACCAATGCTCACGTTGTTTGGTTATTTCAGACAATACTCTCTTCTTTGCATAGAGCCTCATAGCTTTTAAGGGATAAGGCAAGCTAGGATAGGTGCATCTAGTTCAGCCAAGGGTTTGATTCACTCTTTCAAAAAGTATGCACCACTGTAGTCTTAATACAGCTCCTGCTCTCATGGATTTAGGAAAGAGCTATATTCCTCAAAAATTCATCCTGAGTACACTTTCTACTTGCTTGCCATCTTTCCCTTCCAAGCTTTTTGGGGCAGGAGTCCTGTTTGCTGGAGTAGCACTAAACCAGGCTAGTTTGGTAGGGCAAAGAACAAGACCACATGGAGACCTGCCTGCAACTGCACACTACAGTAGCAGTTGAAGTTTGTCAGCAGCAAAAACtacttttttaaaaacttcCACAATAaagtttattattttaatagcattaaaaatattataaaataataaaatattctgCTTGGCAGAAAAATTACACCGGGGTTTTAAAACCCCAGGTTTGTGCAAACAGTTTTTGTAAACATAAGTAGTCAAGTGTTCAGGTTCCATCCCAAAATACAGTAAATTGCTACAAAAATAAGTTTGCTCACTGTCAAACATGTTTAAAAACCCAGAAAGATGGATTTCTTTACACATCTCTCACACATTCCTATTCACTTAATGCTGTACTTATATCTGAAATGGAAAGGATTTCAGATAGTCCTTTAGAACAGGATTGAGGGGGATCTGGTTTAAGTTCTCTCTTCCAAAAGCCTTCACAATGCTCTTCCggcagagctcctgcagggGCTGCACACGGACTTTGCGCAGGGGGGTAACCAGTACCTTCCTCGGGGAGCTTAGGTAATGTTCCAGCAGCTTAAAAAGACAGTCAAAAGTCTCTTTGCTGCCATCCAGGCTGAAACGTCCAGTCTGAAAATTTATCCGGATGCTGATGGGCCCAGTCGCAGTCTTAACACTGATGGCAAAGAAGCAATTCTTTTGTGTGCTGTCCCTGATAAGGAAGGTGCCCTCAGGCTCAGACTTCAGCTTCTCATGGGCAGCATTGACAGTCAGAGGTCCCCAGTAGAAGCCACAGGCATCCAGCAGGCTGCTTGCTCGAGTGATGCTACTAAAATCCGATTGTGAGCGAAAGGTTCGGAAATGTGTGTTGCTCTGTGCCTGCACAGTGCTGGGCCGGCCTGGGCCATGGTAGCCCCGAGCCTGTGAACGATCTGGTACTGGAGGGTCAAGTAGACATCTCGGGTCTGCTGCAACTGCATTATCTGCTGACACTTTGCTGTGTGCTACCATCCTACAGCCTAGACCAGCGGATGCGGTCTTCCATAGCGTCAGTGGCTACGgcagggcagctttccagcagctaTTCTGAAATGCCAAAGAAAGACACAATGTGAGATCCCTAGAGAAAAGTGACTGCAATCTCTGAATGACCAAGTCTTCCATTCACAGGCCTCCTGCccattataaaataaaatattcatttgCCAATTTATACTGGAGAAACAACTGCTTGCTTTCTGACAAGATTAGCAGTCTATCACTATGGCAAAGTCCAAAGCTCCAAAAATACTCAGCAAGGATTATTAACAGCCACAGAGGATAATGCAGTTTCCCTGCTATGAGCCCATAGAACTTTATCAAGACCTAGAGCAAGTCAAATGACAGGAGACTCTCCACAGGATGTATCTTGTGTACAGTCCATCAGATTCTCAAGTTTTTTtagagagcaaagcagcaaggtTTTACAGCTCAGTTACAAATTTCTCTGTACTGCCCTCTCTGTTCCCCAATACCAACTGAGATGTCAGAACTTTGAAAACATCATGTGGTGCATtgtgtaaaaaacaaaacaacaaacaaacaaaaaaccccacacaccaaaaaaaaaaaagagaaagggggtGAAGTAAATGTAAACCCTCCAGCTGAGTATGTCTGGGGAAAAGGGTGAGGATAAATAGATGTCATTGTGTGACTGAAGTGTAACTTGGAAGGGCAGCCTGTAACCCTGCCAATTTACACAGTAATCCTAAAACTACTTTCCTCTCTCCTGTTAACCTGAGGCTCAGCCATAAATGGCAATTTCCCATTCCCCCAACTTTCCCTTGGGACAGCAGTTTTACAACCTCACTAGCTTACACAAATCAACCTCTATGAACCCTTAAAGCATtacttctcagtctctctctgttttttgtATCACATGCACTTTAAGTGCCCCAATCTAAATTGCTTCCTATTGATATATCTTTCAGCATGAGGGACTAAATTCATCCCTCGTGTTACTTCAAAGGAATTAGTAGTGCAGCACCAGGAATGAGTTTGGCCTGAGATGTCTACCTCTGACAGTGCGGTTCGATACATCTCCGCTGGCTGTCTTGACCTTACTGGCAAGCATAGATTTTAGGATTTATCCCTGTAGTCAGATATagatctgcagcagcagctggttgaGAAACCTTGACGTATTCTCAGAAATGAAGCCCTCAGCCATCTTATGGTTCAGGGTAACATGCTAATGAGGATTTCAAAGAAAGCATGCAGCTGGATTCCTGTCTGTGATAATTTAACAGCTTGATGTTTGATTGCATTTATGTCATATTACCTCctgaaacagcagagaaagctgTAAAATCCTTATGCTAGCAAGTAACTTAACAGGCTGAAAGTAACGCTGGGCTTTCTTTATACAGCAGAACGAAACTGATGTCAGTTTTTCCAATTGCTGGGCCCGGATTATCGCTCACATTTAaagttaataaaaattaaatttcagagCATGCTGGTGAGAAATAACCTCTAAGTTCGACatgtaaaaatcacagaagcTGTCCATAGCCAAGAAAGAGTTCGCGGTGCCTTTCCGAAGAACGCGGAGCAAAGGCGGGAGGCACGCCAGTCTTCAGCGTCTGAAAGCGAGAGCTGCCGGCCTCGACCCCGTCAGAGCAGAGCCGCCGGCAGGAGCTCCTCCTGGCCCCCGCTTTATCCCATCCGGCCGCCGCGCTCCGGGCCGGGGGCTGCACCGGCTCCCACCGCCGGGGTGTGGAGTCCCAGGAGGAGAGCGGGGCTGTGCAAACCGCCGCGTGTTCGCCTTCTtggcttttctgctttttttgtaCCAGGCACGAAAGCTCTGTCTTGAGCACGAACACGGAACCAGAAAGGGAGggtgaaaaagaaatggaacaAGAAAACACCCCCCAAAATACCCTCGCCAAAGGCAGAAACCCCTGAAGCCACCATGCTCCCACACAACGCTTCAGGCTCCTCAGTCACGCTTCTGGTAACAGCGACTACAAGACCCTCCCTTACCTTTGCCCGGGCCGCGGCGGGCGGGGGCCGTCCCCAGAGCGCGCAGCACACGCGCTGGCTGCGGGCAGGGGCGGCCGGAGCCGGCAGCTTGTCCTGGCCACGGCGGTTAGTGCTAGCCCCAACGGCCGGGTGCACATCCTCTGGGCGGGGGCCCTGCCTGGCGCCGCAGCGAGCAGGGGCTCCCGCTGGGCGGGCTGGCGAGCgtctcctccagccctctgggcCCCTTCATCCCCTCTGCTTTCTATTTAACGCGGCGGCGCTGGCGCTTGTTTGGCCTggctcctcccctgccttcTCCGAAAACACGTGGCCCCCCTTCACTTTCACTTTCCGAAGGACTCACGGCTAGCCCGGCGtcgcccctcccctcccctcccgtaccctcccttctcctcccgtgccctcccctcccctccccgctgAGCGGAGCTGAGCTACCCGCGGAGCGCGCGGAGGAGGAGCGCTGGCGGTGAGGTCGCGCCCTGCGCCCCGCGCCCCGCGCCCCTGGGTGCTCCCTGCCACCCTTCTCTCTGCCGCCGGTACTGGGCTCCGGCCTCGGGTGACCTTGTTTCTTCTGCTCGGCTAAATCTGGCGTtagtggtggtgtttggttttaggggtttgggtgggtgggggttttttgttttggtttggtttttttttttgttttttgttttttttttttttttttttttttttttttttttttgtctttttgtttttcccctgtttGGCGCTAGATGGCCCCGGCGAGGCGGTGGTGCGGGGGGCTGCCCCAGGTAGCGGCGGGTGCAGGGTCGGGCGGACccggcaggagctgctgcctcaggGCGCTGAGGGCCGAGGGAGGCGAGGGGGCACTAGAGGTAGGTGATGAATAAGGCTCAGACCTGGCAGCCAGCTCAAAacgtaaggaaaaaaatacaagaaaaacgAACAAGCACCCAGCGACAGAAGTTTTCAGGTGAAGATAGCTGTTCTCCTCACAGCTGCCAGGTCAGCATGGACAGAACAGGTGAGAGGACTTAATATGTAACTTAAATGTACAAGAATGGGAGGAAATTTAGACCAGTAATAATTTTAAAGtgagaaaaatatttaggaAAATCAATGACCCTTCTACTGAGAAGACCTTGCAGACACCACAATGGGTTTTGAGTTCTCAGAACCGAATTTCCCTGGTGTTTTTTTCTACAGAGTCACCAGATTTAAAAGTAACTGTTAAATCCCCAGCTGTATTTATAGCCTTGCAACAGAAGCCAATGCAAGAGGCTTGGGAGGCTGTTCTGTTTGCCCAGAGGGAGATTTGAAACCTCAAGTGGCAAGCCAGTGTTTTATGTGCACCTTCAAGCAGGCCCCAGTGCTTTCTGCCAAAGAGGATTTTTCTTACAGTAGTAAGTAACATCTGTTTAAAAGGCCATGAAGTCTTTATTCTGataattccttttcctttcgGAAGCCAAGCACCCTAATACATACCTTGTTCAGTAAATTCATCTGAGTAAGCAtgtccaaaaataaaaaaatgttggGAGGAATTCCACTGACCCTTGAATCTGGAATCACTCCATGAACATGTTGCTTCCAGAACAGATGTGGTTGGGAACATGCAGTATGATACTTGGGTTTTGCAGCCAGAATGGTTCTTTACATCAGGAGCAAAGAGAGGATGTTTTTCCCCTTGAAGTCAACAAGCTGTTTTGTGacaatgaaaaggaaatgtttctgtCAAACAATTAAGGCGACCGGGGCAGGCGAGGGCTTGTGAGTTGTCCTTCGGGAAGCTGAGGGAATGTATTTTCTGAACATTCTTTTTGGAATGATCACAGACTGAATTAACCAATATAGCATCTTAAGGGATGTGCAGCCAGTGTACAATAGATGAACCTGGAAATTTCTGAGAATGCTTTAGTTGTTATGAGTTGAGAGAAATGGAGCTTGTCATTAATGACATTTGCTTTGTGCTCAGATTTCTCTTGCAAACTTTGAGTAGCTGAGCTTCAGCTAAGGTTTGGCttaaggagctggggaagggaagctcagctgcttttctgtgtAAAACAAAAGCATGAAGGAATGGTGGAACTGAAACTTACTTTAGAATTTGAATGTGCAACAGTGAGAAATGTTTTGCCACTACCTGCTTTGGTGTAGTGTGTTCCATGTTATGAGTAGGTTCGATGGCTGTTTTGTATAAGGCACTCTTCGTGTTCAGACATGAGCTAGGCCTTGCCTGTATCAGCTTAAAGTCTGCTTAGGCAAGACAGTCTCTTTCCTCCCCAACACTACTCTAAAGGAAAGGGGTTTGAAGTTCTTAACTGGGTCACAATAAGGCAGATCAGAGCCAAAAGTACAGCTCAGATCCTCTTAACTCCTCACCTAGCCCCTGAGGCACCCAGCCCAGCTACCTTTCTGCTACTGCACCACTGGCTTCTACCATCACTGTGGCTTTAAGGAGTGGAGGGTGGTGTGGCTGAAATGCAGCACAGTGGTATGAATGTTTCTGAGGTGAGATGGAAGTTGGCTGTAGGTTCCTGCAGAAGTGCCAGGAAAGCTGTTCTACTCTCATGTAATATTTAATTTTGTAAGACcacaggggaaagaaagatCCTCCAGGTGCACGTGCAGTCTGTTCTCTTGTACCGAGTAGTGCAATTGACAAAGTATTGGTCCAAAAAGTTGTCTTCATTGAGCAGGAATGTGGTAATAAGATTTAGTGGTAAAGCTTCAGAGCCTGGCTTGAATGGGTAGATGAGCTCCCAGTCACTGAGGACAGCATTGGAGTGAGCTGGCCAGCTTGGACACCAAAAGCCAGGTGTGTCAGGCTGATGAGTTTGATACCATCTCTATGTGAATCATAATGAAAGTGGTCTAGGGTTCTCCATCAGGTGCCTTAAAAAGGCTTGCCCAGGAGAAGTGAACAATTGTAATATGTGAAGGAGACTTGTACAGTGAATGAAGATTATGTGGCAGGAGGAGACAGAGCTTTAGGTTTGAAGGTCACCAAGTTGGGCTTTCTTGGGATATCTTCAATTTTGCccacttctgtttcctttcctaCCTCTTCTCCCTCTATTTAAAATATCCATAATCTGAGCCTTGGAAAGAGCTCCATGCCAGCAGAATTGGATAAAAGGAAGTTTCTCTACCCGGTAGAGGGCAGTGAGTAAATTTGGAGCTGGTGCAGAGCTACTGGGCAGGGCACACAGTCTCTAGAAATGACTGAAGTTGAAAGTACAGCTGCTAGTTCAGATGATTCTGTCTCTTATCACTCAGCTTAATGGGCACTTACTGCTTATTGCAAGTTGAATTACACTTAGAGTCTCTTTGGTATGTAAAGCCTTCCTTGTGAAATGTCCTTTTTGCTCCTCATGGAGCAACAAATTGTGTTCCCTTTGTTTCCTGCCGATGGACTCAGAAAAGAAAGGCTATgtctggagagaaagaaaatgattgGGAGGCATTTTCTTATACCCCTTTCTCCCTTGTTTCTTGGAGCAGGAAAGTAAATGCTTTTGGTCTGAAGGGTTGTCTCAGTAAGTCTCCAAAGGCTATACTAAAGAACAAACTCATCttgtgttaaaaataaaagttcttACCCTTATTTTGTTAAACATTGGCCTGGAAAACTCAGAAGAATCACTAGGTAtttgtgcagcaggagcacagcttGCTAGCTAGAAACAGGTCAAAGGCTAAAGGAAATCTGTTCAGAAAGCACTGGGAATATGCATACCAGGAAAGGCCTGCCaggacagagaagggaaaaaaacatgttTCTGAATATGCTTTTGAAGGCAGGAGAGTACAGTATCTATTTGGGATATGAGAGACATTTACCTGTTTGGTTTTCAAAATCCACACTCCTAGCCCTACTAGCAGCAGTGGCATGCAGGCAGAGCTTCCTTTATGCTCCAAGCATCTCGTCACATGTGAAATCACCGAGAAGGAGGCAGTTGTGATACCGTGTATGACATTCAGCATTATGAATTCCCTTTTGGGGCACTCCACCTGCTGTTGAATTCAtcccccctgcagggacagcagtctggggaaaaaacaaacaaaaccccccccaaaaaacccaacccaaacaaaaaacttaaAAGGCATCGGGAACTCCCTATTCCAGCTTTGTTCTTAATTTTTGAGAATAGAAGCAGACACTGATTCTGTTATTAGTTGGTAGACCAAGGTGTCTGTGAAATAGCATGTTGTTTGGTATAGCAAGTGGGTGCTCAGTGTGAGAATTAATATAGGAATTTTATCGTTACGAAGACAATTGTCACTGAGAAATCAGATTATTTTTCAAGTCTAATAAATTGCTATTTGCTTCTAAGAACAGTTCAAGTAAATAGGGTCAGGTACTTCACTGAGTGTTTTGAGGTTAGAGCCTCTCTGATGCTGATACTGCAAATGGCAGAAGCACCCATTATCTGAGCTGACCAAGTCAGCACCATCATCTCTAGAATGGGGAACCGAAGCACCAAGAGATTTCAGTGATTTGCTTGAAGTCACAGAGCGAGACAGTCTGCAGAAGGGCTAGGAGTGGAACATAATTGAGGTCTTCAGAGCCCCATACTAGAAACTTAACCACAATACCATGCTTCCTGTTttagtgggttttgttttcttctccagaatCTGAATTTACATTTAAATGAAACCCCTAAAATCGGAATTCTTTGATTTTACAAGTAAATTAGACACCACACTGTTTCTGAGTTTGCTTTCAGATGCACTGAAACCAGCAGCACTGACAGGAGTGTGAACTTCCATCACCCGCTTTAACTAGGTATGAAGGTCAGAGTTTGACGTTGTTAATTGAGACATGCCCAAAAGATGTGACTGTTGTGACTACACATTTCTTTATGCATCACCACTTTATACTATCCTATACCAATAAAGTGGCCCTGGTTAGTACAGCTCCATCCTCATATCCTTTTAGTCATTTACTCCTGGGGAAAATGGCTAAAATAATAACCCACTTTACACTGATATTAATTGTCATGCTAGATATCACTGAAGAATGATGTTTGTATGGCACAGTTGTCACAGCATACACAAGTCATTATGCCaagaacaaaacacattttgaaaTGTCACCAATTATTATCAAGCCTTGATAAGCATCATATGTCTACCTAGACAAGGGCTAGCCAGTCGCCACAGAATTAATAATTTCTGTCTGAACTGGAATTTGTGCTGTTCAGCTGATAATGCACAATTCAGACTCCCTCCAGCTAGGATGGATGATAGAAATCAGTGGGCTTGTCTTCTAAAAAGGATCACTGTGCATATTAGTTGTGAGAAAGTGCCTATTTCTGCTGGCTAAGATGAAACACAGTGGAATTTAAGTGAATTAAACTTAACTCTTTACTAAAATTGAGTAAGAGTTGAGCCTCTCCCTCCTATAAGTTCCTTTGTATAGTCCAGATTGCTGAAATACATCTTTGTAAAAGATATAAAATGTTATTACTTCAGATAAGTAATAAATTGTCAGAAGCTATGAGGTAAGTTTATTTCTAAGCTGGCTATTCTGgaattgtttattttaaattatgttaGTTCTTTCTTCTGGGGTAGTTAATGCTGGTTTCCTTGAGCCCAGACTAAATGGAACAGTTAACCATACAAAAaatgtggtttgggttttctatGTTCAAGTAGTTTAGAAATCCTTCTTTGTAATTAGTTCagtggaggggggaaaaaaaaaaaaaggaaagcctcAAATGTTGGTAAAAGTGTTGTGAAAGGGCAGCCTGCTTTCTGGTGGTTTTTTCATATGAATGAGAGCTCTGTGTTGCTTggtggagtgtgtgtgtgcataacTCCACAACTGATGGAAGAACTTTGCATCTCTGAAAATAATGTTCGTGCTAATTGCAGAGGTAGCAGGCTGCCTTTCAGGGAAGGGAACTGCTGCTATAAATGCAGAACTGGATGGATATCTTAGAACCATATGAAGGTAGTTTGGCTTCCAGATACCCTTACTGGACTACTGTGGtttcagtgctggctggagaaaCATTGATCTTGAGTTCCAGAGCCAGGTGCTAATTTTACTTCGGTCTGGCTACCTCAATACCTGATGATCCTTTCCAAATGAAGTCAGTACCGACCTCTGCTGGTTTTCCATTACCTTCTGTGATGTCCCAGCacctctctgccttgctgttgaaGCCAGATTCTGTTTCTCCAGTTCCTTGATCTCATGTCTTTTCAGATCCCAAGCCCATGAAAAGAGAGTGGTAATGTAGACAGAAAAATCAGCCATGGCACCGAACTCTGTTATGGGGTTTGGAGCTCAGGTTACTGTTTGAACATGTAGTTAGAGTCCTCAGTTATATATCCATATAACATGAAA
This DNA window, taken from Indicator indicator isolate 239-I01 chromosome 22, UM_Iind_1.1, whole genome shotgun sequence, encodes the following:
- the SOCS1 gene encoding suppressor of cytokine signaling 1; translation: MVAHSKVSADNAVAADPRCLLDPPVPDRSQARGYHGPGRPSTVQAQSNTHFRTFRSQSDFSSITRASSLLDACGFYWGPLTVNAAHEKLKSEPEGTFLIRDSTQKNCFFAISVKTATGPISIRINFQTGRFSLDGSKETFDCLFKLLEHYLSSPRKVLVTPLRKVRVQPLQELCRKSIVKAFGRENLNQIPLNPVLKDYLKSFPFQI